Below is a window of Plasmodium gaboni strain SY75 chromosome 6, whole genome shotgun sequence DNA.
cataaataataatgcAACCAATATTGTTCAATTAATGTTTCATATTGTGGTAAAGATCTTAATGCGTCTAGAGCTTCGGTTGGATTTagaacattttttttttgaattttgACTACAGCATTTTTTTCTGTAAATGCTgatatttcattttttataatttcatttACATCTTGAATATGATGATGTCTATAACTAGACCACAAATGATCTTCTTCTGAAAGGAGTgcttctttttcttcttttttttgatcattatttgttatttcGAAAATAACAGTATGTGCgtcatttttttttttttttttttctttttctttttctttttctttttccatttctatatttttatcatcataataattattatcattacatttattgttatatttatcttcatatggttcttcatttattttaGTCGGATCGAAATTCGTTTCATATATTGTATTAACATTTAAAAGATCATAGCAAAGACTTTGATATGAATAATCATGTATGAACAAAATACTGGTATCAATTGATCTATCCAATATTAAAAGAGtatcatcatttatattattattatatggaTATTTATCATTGTAATCATCTGATTGGTTATCACTACTtgtatatgtatttttatttgtataagtatttttatttgtatatgtatttatattattatttgcATTTGTggttttatttttatcattatatatcGTGTGcaaattttttattgaattataaaaaatgtgtGAAAATGACCTGCACAATTCAGAATTTTGATACCGAATTGATGGGGATATTTTTAAACAGGAACAGACTGATAATAACATAGAACTAATGTgtgataatatatcattatttattgaaagaaaataattatatagatTAAGAGAATTTtggaaataaaaaatacgACTTTCATAAGCaagaaaatttaaattaatacaTGCACAActtttaattctttttaaaataaaattattgGTAGCAATTAAATCAAgaattttattatcttttgatatatttgatgtaaataaaatatgtatatttttatatttagCATGTTTCTCATCTTTAAAATCTTTAATCATTATATGAACACTTTGTATATCTGAActaagaaaatatatacaatcAAAATCTTCTAAATTATTTCTTTCAGAATCAATTAATTCAATTAATGATACTCCTCGTTCTAATAATTCCTCATTCTTACACAACAAAGATAATATCCTATATGAATTATGATCTACTATCATAATTACATATCTACTCTTTTctcttattttatttatcaCGTTAAAAATTCTTTCTCGACAAACTTCTTTTAGTGACATTGtaaataaacattttaaataaaaaaatataaatataaatataaataaataaataaataaataaatatatatatatatatttatatattgaacatatttatattcttgTGACAAAATAAATCGAATTATCcttttcaaaaaaaaaaaaaatatacatatattatatatatatatatatatatatgatttaaaaaaaacacaaaaaaaagaaaatttttttgaaattattaaactttaat
It encodes the following:
- a CDS encoding putative syntaxin binding protein gives rise to the protein MSLKEVCRERIFNVINKIREKSRYVIMIVDHNSYRILSLLCKNEELLERGVSLIELIDSERNNLEDFDCIYFLSSDIQSVHIMIKDFKDEKHAKYKNIHILFTSNISKDNKILDLIATNNFILKRIKSCACINLNFLAYESRIFYFQNSLNLYNYFLSINNDILSHISSMLLSVCSCLKISPSIRYQNSELCRSFSHIFYNSIKNLHTIYNDKNKTTNANNNINTYTNKNTYTNKNTYTSSDNQSDDYNDKYPYNNNINDDTLLILDRSIDTSILFIHDYSYQSLCYDLLNVNTIYETNFDPTKINEEPYEDKYNNKCNDNNYYDDKNIEMEKEKEKEKEKKKKKNDAHTVIFEITNNDQKKEEKEALLSEEDHLWSSYRHHHIQDVNEIIKNEISAFTEKNAVVKIQKKNVLNPTEALDALRSLPQYETLIEQYWLHYYLCNNCFKLLQDKNIVDIGLVEQDICCNVDKYGKELNHQKNLTSLNNIITSDDYDQEEKTRLLLLYFMNYININDNDKIKIIESAQLNLSMKKIIDQFLKLNLHNSEYYLASEEPIQLSSNKIHHVLENSNKKKIKHYKNVAKNSKYELSRHEPIIKDIIIDLYNDTLDKNYFPHVDHAHQQDIKTGHTSHENKQNVSRGTIWDFKTENKNQTKKDKKRKILIFIIGGITYPEIKQIYEMSNELDLDIYLGGTNLLTSKVIFDQFKQFDTS